The following proteins are co-located in the Opitutaceae bacterium genome:
- a CDS encoding DUF5060 domain-containing protein, protein MRTLLLFSILCLSTVFVRADAPPPPPASVEQWSIFELALDGPTDGNPFLDVRFSASFTDGTHTRQVDGFYDGGGVYRVRFMPEHQGTWRYVTSSNRWPLTNQSGTFTATPPGRGNHGPVGVRNTYHFGYADGTPFRQIGTTSYTWTHRPEALEEQTLKTLAMSPFNKLRMCVFPQAHGSKNMPPPRWPFEGKPRAFDYTRFNPDFFQHLEKRVGQLRDLGIECDLILFHPYDDKEEWGLEIMDAATDDRYLRYIVARLAAYRNIWWSMANEYDFMRVKTDADWDRYFHIVQAADPYGHLRSIHNGYRMYNNNHPWVTHASIQNGSALNDAGRAELYRDVWRKPVVYDEVKYEGDSPFRWGDLSAQEMVHRFWAGTVAGTYVGHSEFFGEPNDVVWLGQGGVLKGESPSRLAFLRRIMEEGPADGIDPIDQWFDPYARRNTPIGDGLAEPHTGGQPAQYYLVYFGRSAPKEWVPEIYKNQLEDGMRFRAEVIDTWEMTVKPFAQTIVLKRNKTSRDRWDYYFTDANGARIPLPGKPYMAIRLIRVP, encoded by the coding sequence ATGCGCACGCTCCTCCTTTTCTCCATCCTTTGTTTGTCCACCGTATTTGTTCGGGCTGACGCGCCGCCACCTCCCCCGGCATCGGTTGAGCAGTGGTCCATCTTCGAGCTTGCCCTGGACGGACCGACCGATGGCAACCCGTTTCTGGATGTGCGTTTTTCCGCCTCCTTCACGGACGGAACGCACACCCGCCAGGTGGACGGCTTCTACGACGGAGGAGGCGTTTATCGCGTGCGTTTCATGCCGGAACATCAGGGAACCTGGCGCTACGTGACCAGCAGCAACCGTTGGCCGCTCACCAATCAGAGCGGTACATTCACCGCCACGCCGCCGGGCAGGGGCAACCACGGTCCCGTCGGGGTGCGCAATACGTATCATTTCGGCTACGCGGACGGAACGCCCTTCCGGCAGATTGGAACAACGAGCTACACCTGGACGCATCGCCCGGAGGCGCTGGAGGAGCAGACGCTGAAGACTCTTGCGATGTCCCCATTCAACAAGCTCCGCATGTGCGTTTTCCCGCAGGCGCACGGCAGCAAGAATATGCCGCCACCGCGCTGGCCCTTCGAGGGAAAACCCCGGGCATTCGACTATACGCGTTTTAACCCGGATTTCTTTCAGCACCTTGAAAAGCGCGTCGGTCAGTTGCGCGATCTCGGGATCGAGTGCGATCTGATCCTTTTCCATCCCTATGACGACAAGGAGGAGTGGGGACTGGAGATCATGGATGCGGCCACGGACGACCGTTATCTTCGCTACATTGTGGCGCGCCTTGCCGCGTACCGGAACATCTGGTGGTCGATGGCCAATGAATACGATTTCATGCGGGTCAAGACCGACGCCGACTGGGACCGCTATTTTCACATCGTGCAGGCAGCGGATCCCTACGGCCATCTGCGCTCCATCCACAACGGCTATCGGATGTACAACAACAACCATCCCTGGGTGACGCATGCCAGCATCCAGAATGGCTCGGCATTGAACGATGCGGGACGCGCCGAGCTCTATCGTGACGTCTGGCGCAAGCCGGTCGTCTACGACGAGGTGAAGTACGAGGGGGATTCGCCGTTCCGCTGGGGTGACCTCAGCGCGCAGGAGATGGTGCACCGCTTCTGGGCGGGCACGGTGGCCGGCACCTACGTGGGGCACAGCGAGTTCTTCGGCGAACCGAATGATGTCGTGTGGCTGGGCCAGGGGGGCGTGCTCAAGGGCGAAAGTCCGTCGCGGCTCGCGTTTCTCCGACGCATCATGGAGGAGGGCCCGGCGGACGGCATCGATCCCATCGATCAATGGTTTGATCCGTATGCCCGTCGCAATACTCCCATCGGTGATGGTCTGGCCGAGCCCCACACCGGCGGACAGCCCGCCCAGTACTACCTGGTCTATTTTGGCCGCTCAGCTCCGAAGGAATGGGTGCCGGAAATCTACAAGAATCAGTTGGAGGACGGCATGCGTTTCAGGGCCGAAGTGATAGACACCTGGGAAATGACCGTGAAGCCCTTCGCGCAGACGATCGTGCTCAAGCGCAACAAGACGAGCCGCGACCGCTGGGACTACTACTTCACCGATGCAAACGGCGCGAGGATTCCTCTCCCGGGAAAACCCTACATGGCCATCCGCCTGATCCGCGTTCCCTGA
- a CDS encoding fucose isomerase, with protein MNKSPATLGVIFGNRDFFPDRLVPDARADVAKLFTELGIEPVMLDPADSKLGSVETHRDARKCAELFRRNRERISGVLVCLPNFGDEKGVADTLKMAGLNVPVLIQAYPDELDKLDVIRRRDAWCGKISVCNNLRQAGIPFTLTTSHVVRPLDASFRRDLLDFTAVCRVVQGLRKVRLGAVGARPGAFNTVRYSEKILERHGISVTTVDLSEIIGAASKIGDTDKRLTGKVDEIKAYANATAVPAAKLAQMARLGIVLDDFVAANHLDATAIQCWTSVQANHGCNVCTSMSMMSENFLPSACEVDVTGVLTMYAMQLAASSPSAIVDWNNNYGADADKCVLFHCGNWAKSFLPDIKILNAPILGSTIGVENTWGALDGRTPAAPLTYGRITTDDSRGVIRTYVGEGALTSDELRTFGNRAVAHVPRLQKLMRYVCLEGFEHHVVMNASRTAGILAEAFERYLGWEVYHHEPEQG; from the coding sequence ATGAACAAGTCTCCCGCCACTCTCGGCGTCATCTTCGGCAACCGCGATTTCTTTCCCGATCGCCTGGTGCCCGACGCACGGGCGGACGTCGCAAAGCTCTTCACCGAGCTTGGCATCGAGCCGGTCATGCTCGATCCCGCGGACAGCAAGCTGGGCAGCGTTGAAACGCACCGCGATGCACGCAAATGCGCGGAGCTTTTTCGAAGGAATCGCGAACGCATTTCGGGCGTGCTCGTCTGCCTGCCGAACTTCGGCGACGAAAAAGGTGTCGCCGACACGCTCAAGATGGCGGGGCTCAATGTTCCGGTTCTCATTCAGGCCTATCCCGACGAACTGGACAAACTCGATGTCATCCGCAGGCGCGACGCCTGGTGCGGCAAGATTTCCGTCTGCAACAACCTGCGCCAGGCGGGCATTCCGTTCACGCTGACGACATCGCACGTGGTGCGGCCGCTCGACGCCTCCTTCAGGCGGGACCTGCTGGATTTCACCGCCGTGTGCCGCGTGGTTCAGGGACTTCGAAAGGTGCGCCTCGGCGCCGTGGGCGCACGGCCGGGCGCGTTCAACACCGTGCGTTATTCCGAGAAGATCCTTGAGCGCCATGGCATCAGCGTCACCACGGTCGACCTGTCCGAGATCATCGGCGCGGCCTCAAAGATCGGCGACACCGACAAGCGCCTCACAGGGAAGGTCGACGAAATCAAGGCCTATGCCAATGCCACGGCGGTGCCCGCGGCGAAACTCGCGCAGATGGCCCGCCTGGGGATTGTGCTCGATGACTTTGTCGCGGCCAATCACCTCGATGCCACGGCAATCCAGTGCTGGACATCCGTTCAGGCGAATCATGGGTGCAATGTCTGCACGTCGATGAGCATGATGAGCGAAAACTTCCTGCCCAGTGCCTGCGAAGTCGACGTGACCGGCGTGCTGACCATGTACGCGATGCAACTGGCCGCGTCTTCACCGTCCGCGATCGTCGACTGGAACAACAACTATGGCGCCGACGCGGACAAGTGCGTGCTCTTCCACTGCGGGAACTGGGCGAAGTCGTTCCTGCCGGACATCAAGATCCTCAACGCCCCCATCCTCGGATCCACGATTGGCGTCGAAAACACCTGGGGTGCGCTCGATGGGCGCACGCCGGCCGCCCCGCTTACCTATGGCCGGATCACGACGGATGACTCGCGCGGTGTGATCCGCACGTACGTCGGCGAAGGCGCGCTGACAAGCGACGAACTCCGGACCTTTGGCAATCGTGCCGTCGCGCACGTGCCCAGACTGCAGAAGCTGATGCGTTACGTCTGCCTCGAGGGCTTCGAGCACCATGTGGTGATGAACGCATCCCGCACGGCCGGCATCCTCGCCGAGGCGTTCGAGCGCTACCTGGGGTGGGAGGTCTATCATCACGAGCCGGAGCAGGGCTGA
- a CDS encoding transketolase — MSTDRELLLKSFALRRRMLRLIHHAGAGHTGGGLSCIDILSALYNRVLSITPEKADAPTRDRYVQSKGHCVEALYTVLSDRGYFPDADLDTVCRHGSKYVGHPTRKIRGIEMNTGALGHGLPICLGMALAARMDGNAFRVFTLLGDGELAEGSNWEAAMAASHYRLDNLAAILDHNTLQITGHTRDVMRNDPLEDKWRAFGWEVRVVDGHDFAALVTALSTPHSGKPLFVIANTVKGKGVSFMENVAKWHHGVPSDAELAQALAELNAAEEKCRETLT, encoded by the coding sequence ATGTCGACCGACCGGGAACTCCTGCTTAAGTCGTTTGCGCTTCGGCGGCGCATGCTGCGCCTCATCCATCATGCCGGCGCCGGACACACGGGCGGGGGCTTGTCGTGCATCGACATCCTGAGCGCGCTCTACAACCGCGTGCTCTCGATAACTCCCGAGAAGGCCGACGCACCCACGCGCGACCGCTACGTGCAGAGCAAGGGGCACTGCGTTGAGGCGCTCTACACGGTGCTTTCCGACCGCGGCTATTTTCCCGATGCGGATCTCGACACGGTCTGCCGCCATGGATCGAAGTACGTCGGGCATCCCACGCGCAAAATCCGGGGCATCGAGATGAACACCGGCGCGCTCGGCCACGGCCTGCCGATCTGCCTTGGAATGGCGCTCGCCGCGAGGATGGATGGCAATGCGTTCCGCGTTTTCACGCTTCTCGGGGACGGCGAACTCGCCGAAGGATCCAACTGGGAGGCGGCTATGGCTGCGTCGCACTACAGGCTGGACAACCTTGCCGCCATCCTCGACCACAACACGCTTCAGATCACCGGGCACACGCGCGACGTCATGCGCAATGATCCGCTGGAGGACAAGTGGCGGGCGTTTGGGTGGGAGGTGCGCGTGGTGGACGGACATGATTTCGCGGCGCTTGTCACCGCTCTCTCGACACCGCATTCCGGCAAACCCCTCTTTGTCATCGCCAACACCGTGAAAGGAAAGGGAGTCAGCTTCATGGAAAACGTCGCGAAATGGCATCACGGTGTCCCGAGCGACGCTGAACTTGCCCAGGCTCTTGCTGAACTCAACGCAGCGGAGGAGAAATGCCGGGAGACGCTGACATGA
- a CDS encoding transketolase family protein: protein MAEMLGLKSGRANLEEFAGALQSLASIDPTIVAVTSDSRGSGRLAPFGKVLPKQIVEVGIAEQNLVGITAGLSACGKKAFGVSPSCFLTARSLEQIKNDLCYSDVPGVLVGISAGVSYGALGSTHHSLHDFAVLRAIHNITIIAPADNFETREAVRYAAIAAHPVFLRFGKAPMFNVSPAQARFEAGVAITIREGRDVAFLASGETVVHALLAAELLAQSGVSASVVSVHTIKPLDAAAVLAAGRECRAVITVEEHMIHGGLGEAVASTLLGAGLRPAFGMAGIPDEDTVTGAQAEIFRHYGISMEGLAARARELLDQPVTGSR, encoded by the coding sequence ATGGCCGAAATGCTCGGATTGAAGAGCGGTCGCGCGAATCTTGAGGAGTTTGCCGGCGCCCTGCAGTCGCTTGCATCGATCGACCCCACGATCGTGGCCGTTACCTCGGACTCGCGGGGCTCCGGCAGACTTGCGCCGTTCGGAAAGGTCCTGCCAAAACAGATCGTTGAAGTCGGCATTGCCGAGCAGAATCTGGTCGGCATCACCGCCGGCCTTTCCGCCTGTGGGAAGAAGGCCTTCGGGGTGTCGCCGTCCTGCTTCCTCACCGCTCGTTCGCTCGAGCAGATCAAGAACGACCTGTGCTATTCGGATGTCCCGGGAGTGCTGGTCGGCATCAGTGCGGGGGTAAGCTACGGTGCCCTCGGCTCCACGCACCATTCGCTTCATGACTTCGCCGTGCTCCGGGCGATCCACAATATCACGATCATCGCGCCCGCGGACAATTTCGAGACCCGTGAAGCGGTGCGCTACGCTGCCATTGCTGCACACCCCGTGTTTCTCCGCTTTGGCAAGGCACCGATGTTCAACGTGTCTCCTGCGCAAGCCCGCTTTGAAGCGGGTGTGGCGATCACAATTCGTGAGGGGCGCGACGTGGCGTTCCTCGCAAGCGGCGAGACTGTCGTGCATGCCCTGCTGGCTGCAGAGCTGCTCGCTCAGTCCGGCGTGTCGGCGAGCGTCGTCAGTGTCCATACGATCAAGCCTCTCGATGCGGCGGCTGTGCTTGCGGCCGGCAGGGAGTGTCGCGCCGTGATCACCGTGGAGGAACACATGATTCACGGAGGCCTCGGCGAGGCCGTTGCCTCGACGCTGCTGGGCGCCGGCTTGAGGCCCGCGTTTGGGATGGCTGGTATTCCGGACGAGGACACCGTCACGGGCGCACAGGCCGAAATCTTTCGCCACTACGGAATCTCGATGGAGGGGCTGGCTGCGCGCGCACGAGAACTCCTCGATCAACCTGTCACTGGTTCGCGCTGA
- the glpK gene encoding glycerol kinase GlpK, whose amino-acid sequence MLFLALDQSTSATKALLFDRNGVTIDRESLEHRQHYPHPGWVEHDAEEIWRNTLAVLRSLLTRWSRRRKEIVSLSITNQRETIVVFDRVTGRPLAPAIVWQCRRGDAFCTAHRDAGAEPLIRRKTGLKLDAYFSGSKLQWLVWEDPEIRRRLADGSALVGTMDAYLIFRLTEGRVFATDPTNASRTLLFDIHALQWDEALCGLWDVPLRALPGVREGSAHFGETTLDGLLSRSIPIRGVMGDSQASLFAHRCFNPGSAKVTFGTGSSVLLNIGRKPRNAGSGILTALAWVHGGVPTYAHEGIIISAASTLTWLRDQLGMPDVPELERLAESVPDSAGVHLIPAFNGLGLPHWRPDARAAISGLSSSSDRRHIARAAFESIAFQVKDALDMLRAAADVPPGSLHADGGPTASRFLMQLVSDLAETELRVADARDCSPLGAVLAGQLGLGIFASIDDLFRAPPAETAYSPGLPGARVAAMHSGWNRALRSVLAP is encoded by the coding sequence ATGCTCTTTCTCGCTCTGGACCAAAGCACATCCGCCACGAAGGCCCTGCTCTTCGATCGCAACGGCGTGACAATCGACCGCGAGTCGCTCGAGCATCGCCAGCACTATCCTCACCCCGGCTGGGTTGAGCACGACGCCGAGGAGATATGGCGAAACACGCTGGCGGTCCTGCGCAGCCTGCTCACGCGGTGGAGTCGCAGAAGAAAGGAAATCGTCTCGCTCTCCATCACGAATCAGCGGGAGACGATTGTGGTTTTCGACCGTGTGACCGGACGGCCGCTCGCGCCGGCCATCGTCTGGCAGTGCCGGCGCGGGGATGCGTTTTGCACCGCGCATCGCGATGCGGGTGCGGAGCCGCTCATCCGCCGCAAGACCGGTCTCAAGCTGGATGCCTATTTCTCCGGATCGAAGCTGCAGTGGCTGGTGTGGGAGGATCCGGAGATTCGAAGGAGACTGGCCGACGGCAGTGCGCTCGTCGGAACGATGGACGCGTATCTCATATTTCGGCTGACCGAAGGGAGGGTGTTTGCGACCGATCCCACCAATGCCAGCCGCACGCTTCTCTTCGACATTCACGCGTTGCAATGGGACGAGGCGCTTTGCGGCTTGTGGGATGTTCCCCTGCGCGCGCTGCCCGGGGTGAGGGAGGGTTCCGCTCATTTTGGTGAAACGACGCTCGACGGTCTGCTGTCACGATCCATCCCGATACGGGGAGTGATGGGCGATTCGCAGGCGTCGCTGTTCGCCCACCGGTGCTTCAATCCCGGATCGGCCAAGGTGACCTTTGGCACGGGCTCGTCAGTGCTGCTCAACATCGGCCGGAAGCCCCGAAACGCCGGAAGCGGAATACTCACGGCGCTCGCCTGGGTGCATGGCGGCGTCCCGACCTACGCGCATGAAGGCATCATCATCTCGGCGGCATCGACGCTCACCTGGCTGCGCGATCAGCTGGGCATGCCTGACGTGCCCGAGCTTGAGCGACTCGCCGAATCGGTTCCCGACAGCGCGGGTGTGCACCTCATTCCCGCCTTCAACGGTCTTGGGCTGCCGCACTGGCGGCCTGACGCGCGCGCGGCGATCAGCGGACTGAGCAGCTCCAGCGATCGCCGGCACATTGCGCGGGCCGCGTTCGAATCGATAGCCTTTCAGGTGAAGGACGCACTCGACATGCTGAGAGCCGCGGCCGATGTGCCGCCGGGGAGCCTGCATGCCGACGGAGGGCCGACCGCGAGCCGGTTTCTCATGCAGCTTGTTTCAGACCTTGCGGAAACGGAGCTCCGTGTTGCGGATGCGCGTGACTGCTCTCCGCTGGGAGCCGTGCTTGCGGGACAGCTCGGACTCGGGATTTTCGCATCCATCGACGACCTCTTCCGCGCACCTCCCGCCGAAACGGCCTATTCACCCGGATTGCCGGGTGCCCGGGTCGCCGCCATGCACAGCGGATGGAACCGCGCACTCCGCTCCGTACTCGCGCCATGA
- a CDS encoding glycoside hydrolase family 127 protein: MQTSSQSKSLLKLCNTRILLLFAVLAPVPALGGEKALVDTVRSPHAVMYMPDLDDVKWSGGLLGERFEVCRATMIPHMWGILSDAKASHAWENYLIAAGLAKGEFLGPPFNDGDFLKWFEALAQVYAVTRDPAIDRKMDEIIAVIAKAQREDGYLHTQTIIPQRAGQKAREFADREHFETYNMGHLITAACIHYRITSKTSMLDLARKAADYIDRLCREKPAELARNAICPSHYMGVVELYRTTREPRYLELGRQLIEIRSLVSPEVGSDQNQDRLPFRKMTQAVGHAVRANYLYAGAADVFTEDGDSSLLKTLSTLSDNVADRKLYITGMTGAIYDGASPDGVDYTRHSSIKTIHQAYGRDYQLPNLTAYNETCATIGYGMWIWRQLAVTGDAAYADLFEQTLYNGVLPGISLDGKDYFYVNALRKLHDFHWPMRWSRTREPNIPVSFCCPPNVVRTIAEAHNYVYALSPGTLWVNLYAASSLDTVWADSGARIRLRQETDYPWNGSVKLVVDEAPGGEVTIKLRVPGWLRDGASLRVNGSASDAVIKPGAYASVKRRWAAGDTVDFVLNFKPTLWEANPLVEETLGQVAIKNGPLVYCVESNDLPAGVRLKDVVLDLSSKAAFTSRRETISGASLMTLSFKALALQRRDWSGSELYREVGNREPLAVRIKAIPYYAWGNRGDTEMSVWLPAR; encoded by the coding sequence ATGCAGACATCAAGCCAATCGAAATCACTTTTGAAACTGTGCAACACCCGGATCCTGCTTCTGTTCGCCGTGCTTGCGCCGGTGCCGGCGCTTGGAGGGGAGAAGGCGCTCGTCGACACCGTGCGCTCTCCGCACGCGGTCATGTACATGCCCGACCTGGACGATGTGAAATGGTCCGGCGGTCTTCTCGGAGAGCGGTTCGAGGTGTGCCGCGCGACGATGATTCCGCACATGTGGGGGATTCTCAGCGATGCCAAGGCGAGCCATGCCTGGGAAAACTACCTCATCGCCGCGGGGCTGGCGAAGGGCGAGTTTCTGGGACCGCCCTTCAATGACGGCGATTTTCTGAAGTGGTTCGAGGCGCTCGCCCAGGTCTATGCGGTCACCCGGGATCCCGCCATCGACCGCAAGATGGACGAGATCATCGCCGTCATCGCGAAGGCGCAGCGCGAGGATGGCTACCTGCACACGCAGACCATCATCCCGCAGAGGGCGGGGCAGAAGGCGCGGGAGTTTGCCGACCGCGAGCACTTCGAGACCTACAACATGGGGCATCTCATCACGGCGGCGTGTATCCATTATCGCATTACAAGCAAGACGAGCATGCTGGATCTCGCGCGCAAGGCGGCGGACTATATCGATCGGCTCTGCCGCGAGAAACCGGCTGAACTTGCGCGCAATGCCATCTGTCCCTCGCATTACATGGGGGTGGTCGAGCTATATCGCACGACCCGCGAACCGCGCTACCTCGAGCTGGGACGGCAGCTCATTGAGATCCGCAGTCTCGTGTCTCCGGAAGTCGGCTCCGATCAGAACCAGGATCGTCTGCCATTCCGGAAGATGACGCAGGCCGTCGGGCATGCCGTCCGTGCGAACTACCTCTACGCCGGCGCCGCCGACGTGTTCACCGAGGACGGGGATTCATCGCTGCTGAAGACACTCTCCACGCTTTCCGACAACGTGGCGGACAGGAAACTCTACATCACCGGCATGACCGGCGCGATTTATGACGGAGCCTCGCCGGATGGCGTGGACTACACGCGGCACAGCTCGATCAAGACGATTCATCAGGCCTATGGCCGCGACTATCAGTTGCCGAATCTCACGGCCTACAATGAGACCTGCGCCACGATCGGTTATGGCATGTGGATCTGGCGGCAGCTCGCCGTGACCGGTGACGCCGCGTACGCCGACCTCTTCGAGCAGACGCTCTACAACGGCGTCCTGCCAGGCATCAGTCTCGATGGAAAGGATTACTTCTACGTCAACGCCCTCAGAAAGCTGCACGATTTCCACTGGCCGATGCGCTGGTCGCGCACGCGCGAGCCAAACATTCCGGTCAGCTTCTGCTGTCCGCCCAACGTCGTCAGAACGATCGCCGAGGCGCACAACTACGTGTATGCGCTTTCGCCGGGAACGCTCTGGGTGAACCTGTATGCGGCCAGCTCCCTGGATACCGTCTGGGCGGACAGCGGCGCGCGCATCAGGCTGCGCCAGGAGACGGACTATCCTTGGAATGGCTCGGTGAAACTCGTCGTCGACGAGGCCCCCGGGGGCGAAGTCACGATCAAGCTTCGCGTGCCTGGCTGGCTGCGCGATGGCGCCAGCCTGCGCGTCAATGGAAGTGCGAGCGATGCCGTCATCAAGCCCGGCGCCTACGCGAGCGTGAAACGCCGGTGGGCGGCCGGGGACACGGTCGACTTTGTCTTGAACTTCAAGCCGACGCTCTGGGAGGCCAATCCACTTGTCGAAGAAACGCTCGGGCAGGTCGCCATCAAGAACGGCCCGCTTGTCTATTGCGTGGAATCGAATGATTTGCCCGCCGGCGTCAGATTGAAGGATGTCGTCCTCGATCTCTCATCGAAGGCGGCGTTCACGAGCCGGCGTGAAACCATTTCCGGGGCGTCGTTGATGACGCTTTCGTTCAAAGCGCTGGCGCTTCAGCGCCGTGACTGGAGCGGGAGCGAACTCTACCGCGAGGTTGGAAACCGCGAGCCGCTCGCGGTGCGCATCAAGGCCATTCCGTACTACGCCTGGGGCAATCGTGGCGACACAGAGATGAGCGTCTGGTTGCCCGCACGCTGA
- a CDS encoding MFS transporter yields MSENTSPASAASSGDDSTVTRQQWKWSALAGMASYLDAGSIVALGASLAAFQNEFHLTKGAVGALQAIGPNAIGCALGAFAGGWLGDKLGRKCIYQWDLLVYAAGILCVALSVNSGMLFAGTFVVGVAVGADVPTSLALVGEFAPARARGKLLGFTQVAWCLGPSVVLWLAMALAPLGLLGNRILFLHLFVVALVTWALRRGLAESARWKAAAATAREQVSALLSPANVRAMLWTGTIYLFWNLTAGTVGAFGAYFNRVLLGGRDVSETHAQAVGTGLASLSFLCTMLATVFIFMPYSDRSFRARKWLWGGGSVLQIAAWGMLMFVPYTVPTVFANTILFGVGAALAGEAFYKVFSQELFPTMQRGTAQGITFGAARVLLGVWSFIAPMLINDQNPNFHALALMLTLFLVVSGAVGFFFMPDTSGKSLEQIASERAGGQG; encoded by the coding sequence ATGAGCGAAAACACATCCCCCGCCTCGGCTGCATCATCCGGTGACGATTCAACAGTCACGCGACAGCAATGGAAATGGTCCGCCCTTGCAGGCATGGCCTCCTATCTCGACGCCGGCTCGATCGTGGCGCTTGGCGCAAGCCTGGCGGCTTTTCAGAACGAGTTTCATCTCACCAAGGGGGCGGTCGGTGCCTTGCAGGCCATAGGTCCCAACGCCATTGGCTGCGCCCTGGGTGCGTTCGCTGGAGGGTGGCTGGGGGACAAGCTGGGGCGCAAATGCATTTACCAGTGGGACCTCTTGGTTTACGCCGCCGGCATTCTCTGCGTGGCGCTCTCCGTGAACTCAGGGATGCTGTTTGCCGGCACCTTTGTCGTCGGTGTGGCCGTGGGCGCGGATGTCCCGACCTCGCTCGCGCTGGTGGGTGAGTTCGCCCCGGCCCGCGCGCGTGGCAAACTGCTCGGCTTCACACAGGTGGCCTGGTGTCTGGGGCCATCGGTGGTGCTCTGGCTGGCCATGGCGCTGGCCCCGCTCGGCCTGCTCGGCAACCGCATCCTCTTTCTTCACCTGTTTGTGGTTGCGCTCGTGACCTGGGCGCTGCGTCGGGGGCTTGCTGAATCCGCACGATGGAAGGCCGCGGCGGCCACGGCTCGCGAGCAGGTGTCCGCCCTCCTCTCGCCCGCCAATGTGCGCGCCATGCTGTGGACGGGCACCATCTACCTATTCTGGAATCTCACGGCTGGGACTGTGGGCGCGTTTGGCGCCTACTTCAACCGTGTGCTGCTCGGCGGAAGGGACGTCAGCGAAACGCACGCCCAGGCGGTGGGCACCGGGCTGGCAAGCCTTTCATTCCTGTGCACGATGCTCGCGACAGTGTTCATTTTCATGCCGTACTCCGATCGAAGCTTTAGGGCGCGGAAATGGCTGTGGGGTGGCGGTTCGGTCCTTCAGATCGCCGCGTGGGGCATGCTCATGTTTGTGCCGTACACGGTGCCAACCGTCTTCGCCAACACCATCCTATTTGGCGTCGGTGCGGCGCTGGCCGGCGAGGCGTTCTACAAGGTGTTCAGCCAGGAACTGTTTCCGACGATGCAGCGCGGCACCGCGCAGGGAATCACCTTTGGCGCGGCGCGGGTCCTTCTGGGCGTCTGGAGTTTCATTGCACCCATGCTCATCAATGACCAGAACCCGAACTTTCATGCGCTCGCGCTCATGCTGACCCTTTTCCTCGTCGTCAGCGGAGCCGTCGGTTTCTTCTTCATGCCCGACACGTCAGGGAAATCGCTGGAGCAGATCGCTTCGGAGCGAGCGGGTGGACAAGGATGA